CGCCGTCTCCCGTCGGCGCCGGAAGGGCCGGGTGCTGTTCCTGTCCCACGCCGCCGAGCGCACCGGACCACCGATCATCCTGTTGCACCTCGCCCGGTGGCTGCGGGCCCACACCGACCTCGACTTCGGGATCGTGTTCCTCCAGGGCGGCGAGCTCGAGGAGGAGTTCCGGTCGCTGGCCCCCGTCTGGATCCTCGACGAGTGGGACCCCCCGCGCCCGGCCGTCGTGCTCGACTCACTCGCGTGGAAGTTCGGGCTCGAGCGCCACGCACCCCGGATCCGTGCCGCCGCCCTCCGGTGGCGCATGCGCGGCGTCCGCGACTTCGACGTGGTCTACGTCAACACCTGCGGCAGTGTCCGGCCGCTGCGCTACCTCCCGCTCGAGGACCCCATCGTGCTCACGCACGTGCACGAGCTCTCGGTCGGCCTCGACTTCCACCTCCCCCCCGAGGACCGGGAGCTCATCAGAGAGGTGACCCGCCACTACATCACGGTGTCGGACGCCGTGTCCGAGGACACCGAGCGGGTCTTCGGGGCAACCCCCGACCAGATCACCCGCCAATACGGCTTCGTCGAGCTTCCTCCGGAGGACGTGCCCCTCGCCGAGACGGCTGCGCTGCGATCCTCGCTCGGCATCCCCGACGATGCCCCGATCGTCGGCGCCGCCGGCCTCACGCACTGGCGCAAGGCCCCGGACCTCTTCGTCCAGGTCGCCCGTCTCATGGGCGACCGCCACCCCGGCCCCGCCCCCCACTTCGTCTGGGTGGGCGGCGAGGCCGGCGGGCCCGAGCTCGAGCCCGTCCGCTACGACGTCGAGCACGCCGGCCTCGCCGACCGCATGCACTTCCTCGGGCACCAGTCGGACCCCCTCCCCTGGTTCCGCCTGTTCGACGTGCTGTTGCTGCCGGCCCGCGAGGACGCCTTCCCGCTGGTGTGCCTCGAGGCCGCGTCGCTCGGGGTGCCCATCATCTGCTTCGACAACGGCGGCATGCCCGAGTTCGTGGGCGACGGCGAGCGCGGCTTCGTGGTGCCGTACCCGGATCTCGCGGCGATGGCCGAGCGGACCCTCGAGGTGCTGGGCGACGACGAGCTCCGGGACCGGCTCGGTGATGCGGCCAGGGCCAAGGCCCGGAGCGAGAACGGCGTGGAGACCGGCGCCGCCGCCATCCACCGGGAGCTCGAACGATGGATCTAGGCGTCCGGCGCATCGTGTTCGTCACCCGCGACGGGGCGGTGGGAGGCGGCCAGGTGTTCCTCCTCTACCTGCTGCGCTGGCTGCGCCTCCAGACCGAGGTCGAGACCGAGGTGCTGTCGTGGCACGACGGCCCGCTGCTCGACCAGTTCGCCGAGCTGGCCCCGGTCCGCGTGCTCGACGAGCTCAACGCGTGGCGCCCGGCCCGGGTGGCCGAGGTGCTCGGGCTCCGCCGGCTCACCAGCCTGCTCAAGAGCACCCGGCTGCGCTGGTGGGTCCTCCAGCGGCGATCGACCGATCTGCTCTACGTCAACGGGCTCGAGGCCGCCCGCATCCTGGGCTTCGTCGTCGGCCCCGGGCCCCGCTCGGTGGTCCACGTGCACGACATCGGGGAGCTGGAGGGGGACCGGGTGAGCGCCTCGGACCGGGCCTTGATCGCGGCACGTGCGTCGGTGTTCGTGGCTGCGTCCGACGAGATCGCCGAGGCGCTCCACCGCGACCTGGGGATCCCCCGGCACCGCATCGTGCGCCACGACTACGTGATCGCCGCCGGGGTGGAGAGCCCGCTCGTGTCGCTGCACCCCCCGACGCGCGACGAACTGGGGATCGCCGCCGACGAGTTCGTGGTCGGGGCCACCGGACCTGCCGACTGGTGGGCCGAGCCCGAGCAGTTCGTCCTGCTGGCCTGGGGGCTGCGCCGGCGCCTCCCGGGCCGACGCCTGCGGTTCCTCTGGATCGCCGAGGACCCGGACGACCGGGTGCTCTGGCCGTTCCGCCACGACCTGCGCAACGCCGGTGTCGACGGCTGCACGACGATCGTCAGCGGACCGAAGCCCTTCGACTTCCTCGACGCCATGGACGTCCTGGTGCTGTCCAACCGCCACGAGCCCGCCGAGCTGCTCGTGTTCGAGGCGGTCGGA
This is a stretch of genomic DNA from Acidimicrobiales bacterium. It encodes these proteins:
- a CDS encoding glycosyltransferase family 4 protein, which gives rise to MTAVSRRRRKGRVLFLSHAAERTGPPIILLHLARWLRAHTDLDFGIVFLQGGELEEEFRSLAPVWILDEWDPPRPAVVLDSLAWKFGLERHAPRIRAAALRWRMRGVRDFDVVYVNTCGSVRPLRYLPLEDPIVLTHVHELSVGLDFHLPPEDRELIREVTRHYITVSDAVSEDTERVFGATPDQITRQYGFVELPPEDVPLAETAALRSSLGIPDDAPIVGAAGLTHWRKAPDLFVQVARLMGDRHPGPAPHFVWVGGEAGGPELEPVRYDVEHAGLADRMHFLGHQSDPLPWFRLFDVLLLPAREDAFPLVCLEAASLGVPIICFDNGGMPEFVGDGERGFVVPYPDLAAMAERTLEVLGDDELRDRLGDAARAKARSENGVETGAAAIHRELERWI
- a CDS encoding glycosyltransferase family 4 protein, with amino-acid sequence MDLGVRRIVFVTRDGAVGGGQVFLLYLLRWLRLQTEVETEVLSWHDGPLLDQFAELAPVRVLDELNAWRPARVAEVLGLRRLTSLLKSTRLRWWVLQRRSTDLLYVNGLEAARILGFVVGPGPRSVVHVHDIGELEGDRVSASDRALIAARASVFVAASDEIAEALHRDLGIPRHRIVRHDYVIAAGVESPLVSLHPPTRDELGIAADEFVVGATGPADWWAEPEQFVLLAWGLRRRLPGRRLRFLWIAEDPDDRVLWPFRHDLRNAGVDGCTTIVSGPKPFDFLDAMDVLVLSNRHEPAELLVFEAVGAGTAVVRTDNILRETPAGATALAVPYLDVDALVEAVAGLATDEGARRALVEQGCQAARGHHDVSVGARDLLARVLER